DNA from Devosia yakushimensis:
AAGTCACCAGGTCAACATGTGGTACCGCCTGTTCCGGGATATTCATCAATCGGTGAAGGGCGAGAGCCCGCAGGCCCGGAAAGAGGCGCGGTACCAGCTCGCCGGCATTCTGGGCATGATGGCCCTGTTCGGCGGCGTCAACGGCTTCTTCGGCTACAATCTGCTGGTGGCGCTGGCCGGGCTGGCTTTCGACGATGACGATGATCCCCGCACCTTCAAGGCGGAGCTGGATGGCTATGTCATCGACATGCTTGGGCCAGACCTGGGCGGCATCGTGCTCAAAGGTGCGCCTGGCCATCTGCTTGGCATCGATCTGACCAGCCGCTTGGGCATGCCCGATTTCTTCGTGCGCGCGCCCGACAATGGCAGCGAGGGCAAGGATTGGTTTCAGGACCTCATTGTTGGCGCCACCGGCGTGGTGCCGTCGACGTTCCTTAGCGCAATCGACGGCGCTGGGCTTATCTCTGAGGGCAATATTGCCCGCGGCATCGAGGTAATGGCGCCCAAGGCGATCAAGGACGCCATGCAGGCCTATCGCTATGCCAATGAGGGCGTCGTGTCGCGGAAAGGCGACGTCGTGGTGGATCGGAGCCAGATCGACGTCTGGGATGTGCTGGCGGAGGCGGTGGGTTTCACGCCGGCGGTGGTGGCGGAAACCTATGAGCGCAATGGGGTGCTCAAGGACGCCGAGCAGCATGTGCTCGACGAGCGGCGCATGCTGATGAACCGGTTTGCCATGGCTCATGTCCAAGGTGATATCGAGGCCCGTACGGCAGCGATCGACGCCATCAGGACATGGAACCGCAAGCCCTATGCCCGCGCGATTCCGATCACCAGTGACAGCCTCGAGCAGTCATTGAAGACCCGGGCCCGAAACGCCGCCAAGCGCGAGGATGGTGTCATCATCGCAAACAAGGATCTGAACACGATGCTGCGGGAGGCCATGCCGGCACGGATGCACTGACCGTTGTCAGTGGTGCCATTTCTAGCCTAGGCTGCTCGTCATCTGAAGGCTTGGGGGAAGACGTGAACGCCGATATTGCTGCGCGCGTGTGGAAGGACGCCTATGTCGTCGATCGAGGCCTGCTGGAGTTCCTTGACGGTCGCGTTAGACAAGCGACGGGCGAGGCGAATTGGCGCATCTCTTTTTATGGTGGGGCTGCCATCAGCCGGAGTGACCCTATCGCCAAGGTGCTTGAAGAGCCGATATTCGACGTCCATACGATCGAGAGCGTCTCCGTCGATGGTGGCAGCTATCTCAACCCTGCTGGCACAAGGGTTAGCTTTCGTGTTCGGCGAGGCTTTAGCGTGGGCGGCCTAGATGTTGTAGGGGGTCGGGAGGCGTGCGAAGGCATCGCGAAAGAGGTATCTGATCACATGATTGCGCGTCGGCCGTGGTATTGGTGGCTGTACCGCGCATGGACCGAGTTTTTCGTCTTGGCCAGCGCTCTGCCGGTGGCGGTGTGGCTTCCTTCCACCGTTCTTGGGGCGACTCTACTTCCGGTGGCTGTTTTTGCCGTTTTTTTGTTTCTCCGGTTTTTGCTCTTCAAACGGGTAGAGTTCGCAATTGGTCGGAGCGAGCGAGGGTGGGCAGCTCGACGCGGAATGCGCAGGTGGCTGGGGGGTACCCTCATCGTCTCCACGCTGGTTCTCGGGGTCATTAGCACGCTATTTGCCAGTTGGGTTGCGCAGCGTCTCGGATGGCCGCCGTAAGCAACCGGACCACTTCCCTGCATCGTTCAATCGGGGTATGAATGCCGCAAGCGCATGACGTGCTGTTCCTTTGCACAGGACGTCGCGCATGCTCCCCATTTCCGTAATCCGCCAGATCGACGAGGCCGCCAAAGAGCATGGCTTGCCACCGGCACATCTTGCCGCGGTGGTCGACGTCGAGTCGAACGGCATCGTGTTCGCCACGGTCGGCAACGAGCAACTGCCAGTTATCCTCTTCGAACCGCATATCTTTTACCGGCGGCTGAGCGGTGCAAAGCGGGACCGCGCCGTTGCTCTGGGCCTGGCCTCTGCCAAATGGAACAAGGCGCTCTACCCCAAGGGCCAGGCGGCACGGTGGCGGCAGCTGCAAAATGCCAGCCTGATCGATCCCGTCGCGGCGCTCGAATCGGCCTCGTATGGCGTGGGCCAGGTGATGGGGTATCATTGGAAGGCTCTCGGCTTTGCCAGTGTCACCGAGTTCGTCGAGACGGTGAAGTCGGGTCTTCTTGGCCAGATCGACGTTATGGTCCGCTATATCGTGGTCAACCAGTTGGACGACGAGCTGCGCGATGGTCGTTGGGCCGGCTTCGCCCGGGGCTACAATGGCGCCGAGTACAAGGCCAACCGCTACGACACCAAGCTCGCCGCCGCGGCCGCCCTCTATGGCGGTGAAGCGCCGGCGCCGACACCGAAAGGGATGCTGCGGCTGGGCAGCAAGGGAGCTCGCGTCCGCGAGTTGCAGGCCCTGCTGATCCGGGCGGGCTCCGCGCTGGAGATCGATGGCGACTTCGGACCGGCAACCCGTGATGCGCTGGTTGCCTTTCAGAAGCTGGCCGGGATTAGGCCCGACGGTGTCTATGGTCCCGAGACAGAAGGTGCGCTGGGTGAATATCGCCAAGGCGCTGGTGAGCGGCCCGGTGAGCAGCCCATTGCCGACGTGAAGGGCGTGCGCGAAGGCGCCGGCGGTATCGTGGCCGGCTTCGGCGTGGAGACAGCGACCGCCTATGTCGACAAGGCAACCGAGCAGCTGCAGCAAATCCCCGTGGTGAGCCCGATCATTGACTATGCGCTGGCCGGGCTCTCGCTCGTTGCTGCCGGTCTGGCGGTGGCGGGTGTGCTCTGGGCGGTCAAGAGCTGGCTCGATTCCCGTAAGACGGTGGAGGCCTAGCCATGTTCGCTGCGGCCGGGGCCTGGCTGGTGAGTGTCATCCTTTCCCGGGTGAGTGGCGACTTCATCTCGCGCGTCATGGGAATGCTGGGGCGCAGCGCCGATGGTGCCGTTCGGCTAGAGGAAATCCGCGCCGGCAGCGCGGCCGCGCTGGCCAGGGAGGATACGCAACGCATCCTCGCCGTCATCGCCGCGCAGAACGGGCGGCAGGCCGGGAAGATGAATTGGCCGATCTTCTGGATAATCATCCTCGTGATGCTGGGCGCCCCCGCGCTGAGCATCTGGAGCGTCACCCTCTACAATATCCTCTGGTGGGAAAATGGCCTCTGGCCGCAGGTGGCGCGCGATGGGTCGGGCCGCCTGGTTGGCTGGCTGATCGCCGATTATCCGCCATCCATAAAGCCCTGGGTGCAGATGTCCATCGAATGGCTCTACGACCCCATGGGCGCACCAACGGGCATCGGTGCTGCGCTGATTGCCGGGAAACTAACCAGTAAACGGTAGCAAAAGGGCGTCACACCATGAGCAGCCAAGAGGCAATTCGAATGGACTTGAGTATTTGGGCGGCCAAGTTCTTCGGCTCTGTGGTCGGGGTGCTGATTTCCATGGTGATGGTGGCGCCGAAAAACACCCGCAACGGCGCCTATCGCATCCTGCTGGCACCCATTGCGGGGGTGATCTTCGCACCGGCGGCCCAGAGCGTGCTGTGGTTTCTGCAAGGATCCACGATAGAGCACCACATGGCAGCGTCCTGTTTCACGGGCTTTTCCTGCTGGTTCATCCTCGAATTCACGGCGCGGATGCTGTCGAGCGAGGAATGGCTGCGCCGCCTGCTCGAGGAAGTGTTGCGGCTGCGCGGTGACAAGGGCGGTGGCGATGGCCCGGCGACGGGCAAGTAAGCCAGTAGCTCTCTCGGACCTCACAGCGCTCATGTCCAAGGTCGGCCGGCGTCATCCGGAGCTTGTGCAGAGCCGCAATGTGGCGCTGTTCATCGAGCTCCTTATCGACGAGGCTAGGCAGGAGCATGGCGATCTGGCTAAGTCGATGACGTTGGCGACCGAGGACTAGGCCAGGCCGAAGGCTCGTTTGGTTGCTCTGACCACGCGATAGCGCCAATAGCGATAAAACAGCTTGTTTGTCATCGTGTGGCGGTAGGTCCGGGCATAGGCAACGTTTGGCTTGAGCGCCCAAGGCTTGATTGAGCCGGAATAGTGGACGATCAGAGGGTTGAACGCTTCGTGGGACGTCTCAGGATTTTGCAGGTTCCAGCGCGAATCCAGCTCAAAGATATCGTCGGCAAAAACGATGTTGATGATATCCTGGTCGTAATAGAGCCGCCCGATTTGATCGGCTGGGACCCGATCGAGCAGGACGCCAACGATGTCGACTTGGCGGTACCGTGCCAGGTCGATCAGCATCACGCCTGCATTGAAGTAGGGCCTCGCCATGCTGATGGCCTTGAATTCTCGTAGATCACGGCCGCCCGCCTGCTTGAAGCGTTCCGGCTGTTGGACCGCCGCGATGGTACGGCCCGCCATGTCCATTTCCGCGAGGTGCTCAATGGGGGTGCGTACGATCACGTCGCAGTCCAGATAGATCACCCGCTCGGCGTCCGCTGGCAGCAGATGCTGGATGAAGAGGCGCGCATAAACGATGTTGTGCAGGCGCCGCGTTTTCACGGCCGGGAGCCGCGATATTCGTTCACCGAGCAGGTCAGTACCTTCCAGCGGATGGTAGACCAGCGTGGCCCCGAACTCCTCGGAAATGGCGTCGAGGTCTTTCCGGTGTGCCGGCGTCAACCCCAGATTCAGCAAGTGGAAGACGAGATCGGCCTTGCGATCGGTCGCGACACAGACGCTGCGCATGGTGGCATATGCCGGCGCCCAGAAAGCGTCGTCGAACGTCAATGCCACATGAATGGCATCACCAGTATTTTTCATGGAGCCCCCCGGCTTATTGTTTTGGCTAGTACCAGACCAAGTATGGTTCCGTCCAGAGCATGCGAATTCTCTCCTGCGGCCCGGCGAATGTGATTTGTTCTTTTTTTGTTCCTGCCATAAGACTCGCCGCCTCAATTTGGAGGTGGCATGGAAGGCGCACCCAAAACCCTAGAAGATGTGCGAAACGGCGGGCATGAGCTGATCGCCGTCTGCCGCGATGTGCGCTGTCGCTATCAACGTACGGTCGACTTGCGCCGGGTAATGCTTCATGCCGGCGGCTGGACCCAGCTTTTGCCCGAACGTGGGCAGTTGCATTTTTCGGACCGCCTGCGGTGCCCGTTCTGCAAGCAAAGGGGCATGTTCCTGTGGCTGGAGCCGCGAATTCCACCACCCGCAGCAGCAACTTCGGAGCCGAACTTTCGGGTGCTCGACTGGGGACGATCCTATCCGTTCAACACGTTCATCATGATCGCCACGGCGCAGAGCCTGATGGTGGCCAGGGCCGCCTATGTCGCTGCGGTGCTGGTCCGTCCGAACAATGCCATTACGCTGCAACAGGGTGCCTTCCTTATCGCGGACAGCAAGAGAGACGGTGTTCCGGAGTTCATGAAAGCTGAGGATTTTCAAAAGATGCGCGACGCGGAAGGGGAGCTGAATGGGATGCCTCCAAGCCGATGATGGGCTGGTTTTCATTCTTTGGCTTTGCCGGGGACGTCGTCTTCGCGCAGGCCATCCAGCACCAGGCGCAAATCATCGACGGCCCGGATGGTCTCGCGCGAGATTATCCCGCCATTGCCACCCTGGCCGTTCGTTCCGCACTCGTCGTAAGTCACCCGCGCGATGACGGCGCGGGCCTGCTTTTTGAGATGGTCGATAGTGTAGGGCGCCATGGCGTTACCGTTTCAGAGAATAGGGCAAGCCATCCGGCACTACCCAGAGATGGTACATATTGGCCCCATCGATGACCTCGTCCCGCGGTGGGTAGATCTCGACGGCGGTGGCGGCAGTGCCGGCGATCTCGTCCTTGAGGCGCTGCATCTCCCACCAGGTGGGGCGCGCGCCAGACAATGATGATACGGCCAGGTGTACGGCGCCGTCGGGAAGGGGGCGCTCCAACACGCTCCACACCCTGTTGGCATGGACGCGGCGCACCGATGCCGTCCAGCCGCGCATGCTGCCCGGCATGCCCATAGGCAGCTCGGTAGCGTTCCATGGCCCCCAATTGCCGCTGGTCCGAGCCTTCTGCTCATTCCGAAGCGCAATCCGGCGCTGGTTGCGTGGCAGTTCTTCGAATGTCTCAGCCATGCTCTGCCGCCTTCATTTTGCGATAGCGCCGCAGCTCGTCGACATTGTCCTGGCACCATCGCAGGGTGCGCTCGATCCCTCGCAACTGACGGCCGAGGTCCATCTGTTCGTCGGCCGTCAGCTCACGACCAGCTATCAGAACTTCGACCGTGTCGATCTGTTCGGCGATTGGCACATGTTCATTGTCGCCGTTGATCACTGCCACGGCATCCTCCAATTCTCCTGCTGGGTGCTGATCGACCATCCAGAGGGTCGCGACCTCGCCCGTTCGACGATCCACAGTCTCCTGCCGGCTCAGCCGGGGATATTCCACGCACTCGTCGATGTTGACGAAAAAGTCCCGGCCGTCGGCGTGCATAAGGCGCTTCATGCGAACGTTGCCGATTAGGTCTTCGGCGGGTGGGATCATTGCTGCCCCCGCTGCATCAGCTTTTCCAAAGGCGAGAGAGGCAGTTTTGCGGATCCGCGCGGCTTCATCCCGTGTTTCCTCAAATACTGTGTCGCCGCCTTACCCCAGACCTTCCGGCCCCAGCTGGTGGCGCGAAACTCAAGAGGGCGGGCCGCGGCGAGAGCTCGCTTACGCTGCCGAATGTCCGCGTCGGCCGGAAGCTCGGCATGGACGGCGCCGATGACCGCTATTGCTCTGTCATGCCAGGTCTCAGCCATTGCTCGACCTTTAGTATGAAGCCGCAGGAACGCATGTCCACTCGATCCGGAAGCCGCCATTGTAGTTATCTTTGGCAGCTTTGCCGGCGGCCTCGCATTGGAGCTGAGGGTAGGCGTCCGGTATGGTTTGGGACGTCACGTGGCCATTGAACGTCGAGTAGAACGTCAACACCAGATAGAATAGCTGGCTCATATCAGTACCTCCTTAGTGGGAAGATTTGGCGCGGACCATGGCCCGCGCAAACGGCGACAGGGTCTGGCTATTGGGCGAAATCGCCAGATTGGCCTCGAGCCCGTCGGCGCTGACCGTGGCGCCGCGCAGATTGAGGCCCATGTCGAGGCCGAGAAACTGGAACGGTTCGCCGCATTCGGCGCATTTGATTTTGACCTCGGCCATGAAGCGGCCGGAATCCTCCAGCCGCGCGACCGTTACACTGGCCTCAAAATTCATGTGGGGGCAGGGGGGCGTTTTGGTCATGGCTTAGGCTTCGGACTGAACACATAGACAGTTTTCCCATCCACGCGCACCTCGACCACATCCAGTTCGACGGATGGATCGGTTATGATGGGCATGCCGAAAAAGGTGCGGGGCTCGCGGCACTCGGGGCATTGCACCAAGCATTTGGCCCCAAACTGGCATGGTCGGGTCTTTGCCTCGATCATGGCTTGGGCCCCATGAGAAAGCCGCGCCGCACCTTGGCCAGATGCTTCCCGAATGAGACTGGCGCGATAACGAACCACCCGATTACCGTCACTGCGAAAGAGGCAGCCAGACTAACGGTCAGCATGGTCGGCTCCATTGAGGGCAGCGGTGAGGGCCTTCCTTAAGGCGGCATGGGCGACGACGCGGACCTCTGCGGGGATGTCAGGGCGCCAAAGGGCTGTCGCAATGTCTGCCACCATTTCATCGGTGACCACCACCCCTGCCTTGGGCTCGGGGGACGCGTAGAGGGGAATGACCTGCATTCCCGCATGCTCGTCGGTCAGCGGGCGGGCCTCGCGGGCGGCGAGGCAGGTGTTCCAAGGGCCAGTGCGACCCTCGGCATAGAGCCACCGCCACATATACGCCACCGGCTCTTGCCCGCCCGCGCCGGTGTCGAGGGCAAGCCGAACCTGCTGTTCGAAGTCACGGACAAGACGCATAGCGCTAGAAGCCGCAATCATCCGGTACGTTTCGAACGAACCGTCATCGCCGGATACAACGGCAGCGTCCTGCGCCCTCACGGCGCCCGCCAGTCGGCCAAACCATTCGGCGGCACTCCAGTTGTCGACGGTGCCGGAGAAGAAGCGCATCGGGCCATCTTCTATGGGCAGCACGTCGGGGATATCCGGCCTTGCGGGTAGGCTGGCGGCATCGGTATGGCTGAGATTGTCTCGATAGGTCTGGCCAGCAAATAGGGAATAAGTGTCGACCCAGCCGGCAGGCTTGGCGTTTGTCCCCATGACGACTGCCCACGAACCCTCGAAGACGTTTAGTTCGTCAGGCTCCATAGCTTCTTCGCCGGCTGGGCGGGTGTCCCACGGTTGAACCATTCGCCTCATGGGCAGTGCGGCGCGCAGCGCGAGCAATTCCTCCGCCATGGCGGCTGCTTCCTGCCACGTCGCGCCGTTCACGGCTTCGCCTCGCATCTCCGAATACGGCGAAACAGGATTGACAGGGACAGCCTGCATGATGGGGTGGACGAGCTGCTGGAGGCGCTCGTTGGTCAGGTGAGGCTCAACCATTTTGCGCCTCGTCGGGCAGTACGAGAGCATCGACCAGCCAGTCCAGCATGTCCTGTGGCGACGTGAAGGCGCCAAGCACATTGCTAGGGTACATCCTGCCGTTGTCCGGCTGGCTTTGCAGCACGACCATGCCGCCATTGGCGGCATGGCGCACCTCAAAGCCCAGTTTGAGTGCGGCGATGGTGTCGGCCGTAATGACGGGGCGTGGCCGATAAGTCGAGGCAGCAGTCATTTACGCCTCCTACGCCGCCCGCTGCCAGCCGGGCTTCCGGCCGAGACCATTGGCCTTGGCCAGGCCGGACCGGGTTTCCGAATAGCTCGGGGCCACCATCGGATAATCCGCCGGCAGGCCCCACTTTTCGCGGTATTGCTCGGGCGAGAGGGCATAGTGGGTGCGCAGGTGGCGCCGGAGCGATTTGAACTTCTTGCCGTCCTCGAGACAGATGATGAAATCGGATGACACCGATTTGCGCACCGGGACGGCCGGGGTCAATTCAGGCGCTGGCTCGACCACGGGTGCCGTCAAGCCGGTCAGGGCGGTGTGAACCAAGCGGATCAGGTCGGCCATGCCCGTCACCGAGACGGGATTGTGCGAAACATAAGCGGCCACGATGGCGGTGGTTTCGGTGAGGTTTGATGCGGCGGCAGTCATGATATCCTCCAATTGATGATGGTGCGCGGCGTTACAGGACGTCGAAAACCCATGGCTCAAGGGCCGCGCGCCCAGGTGCCGGGTAACTGATCAAGCCAAGCGAACGGAGCTGGCTTAGGAGATTGGTGAAGTTGCCGCTATTGGCGGAATAGCCGGTGGCGGCGCCGAGATCGGCCTTGCTCATTTCGCCGCCGCGCAGCGCATCGAACAACTTGCGCTGCGGGCCTGAGAGCACGCCAAGCATGGCGTCGCGGCCCTCTTCAAAGGTGATCGGTTCCAAGCCGGTCAACAGCCTGGCGCGACCGGGCGCCGGATAGTCGATCTTGCCCGCGCCGCGCAGCTGGCTCAGCAGGTTGGTGAAATTGCCCGAATTTGGCCGGTAGCCCGCAACAAGGGCTATCTGGACCT
Protein-coding regions in this window:
- a CDS encoding MucR family transcriptional regulator, with protein sequence MTAAASNLTETTAIVAAYVSHNPVSVTGMADLIRLVHTALTGLTAPVVEPAPELTPAVPVRKSVSSDFIICLEDGKKFKSLRRHLRTHYALSPEQYREKWGLPADYPMVAPSYSETRSGLAKANGLGRKPGWQRAA
- a CDS encoding DUF6107 family protein, with amino-acid sequence MSSQEAIRMDLSIWAAKFFGSVVGVLISMVMVAPKNTRNGAYRILLAPIAGVIFAPAAQSVLWFLQGSTIEHHMAASCFTGFSCWFILEFTARMLSSEEWLRRLLEEVLRLRGDKGGGDGPATGK
- a CDS encoding N-acetylmuramidase domain-containing protein, translated to MLPISVIRQIDEAAKEHGLPPAHLAAVVDVESNGIVFATVGNEQLPVILFEPHIFYRRLSGAKRDRAVALGLASAKWNKALYPKGQAARWRQLQNASLIDPVAALESASYGVGQVMGYHWKALGFASVTEFVETVKSGLLGQIDVMVRYIVVNQLDDELRDGRWAGFARGYNGAEYKANRYDTKLAAAAALYGGEAPAPTPKGMLRLGSKGARVRELQALLIRAGSALEIDGDFGPATRDALVAFQKLAGIRPDGVYGPETEGALGEYRQGAGERPGEQPIADVKGVREGAGGIVAGFGVETATAYVDKATEQLQQIPVVSPIIDYALAGLSLVAAGLAVAGVLWAVKSWLDSRKTVEA
- a CDS encoding DUF7694 domain-containing protein, which gives rise to MAETFEELPRNQRRIALRNEQKARTSGNWGPWNATELPMGMPGSMRGWTASVRRVHANRVWSVLERPLPDGAVHLAVSSLSGARPTWWEMQRLKDEIAGTAATAVEIYPPRDEVIDGANMYHLWVVPDGLPYSLKR
- a CDS encoding glycosyltransferase family 8 protein, encoding MKNTGDAIHVALTFDDAFWAPAYATMRSVCVATDRKADLVFHLLNLGLTPAHRKDLDAISEEFGATLVYHPLEGTDLLGERISRLPAVKTRRLHNIVYARLFIQHLLPADAERVIYLDCDVIVRTPIEHLAEMDMAGRTIAAVQQPERFKQAGGRDLREFKAISMARPYFNAGVMLIDLARYRQVDIVGVLLDRVPADQIGRLYYDQDIINIVFADDIFELDSRWNLQNPETSHEAFNPLIVHYSGSIKPWALKPNVAYARTYRHTMTNKLFYRYWRYRVVRATKRAFGLA